The proteins below come from a single Bombus pyrosoma isolate SC7728 linkage group LG10, ASM1482585v1, whole genome shotgun sequence genomic window:
- the LOC122571615 gene encoding uncharacterized protein LOC122571615 isoform X2, translating into MQGHGYKWVRFTGARYFVPGMICVGKDLDGLNLVVGRALHHGDMLPAKVKPEHGVAYVCHNGSEHMKHDFEILMPAEFHWVHASNGHVPPHAVESGKTVEGEMLYVGRAFQNGIPCVGKVHRTHGVLYVPYEGREIPFRDYEVLVLS; encoded by the exons GATATAAATGGGTTAGATTCACGGGTGCTCGCTACTTCGTACCGGGAATGATCTGTGTCGGCAAGGACTTGGATGGCTTGAATCTTGTTGTTGGACGTGCCTTGCATCATGGTGATATGCTTCCTGCGAAGGTGAAGCCAGAGCATGGCGTTGCCTATGTCTGTCACAACGGCAGTGAACACATGAAGCATGATTTCGAG ATTTTGATGCCCGCCGAATTCCACTGGGTCCACGCGAGTAACGGTCACGTTCCACCACACGCGGTCGAATCTGGGAAAACGGTGGAAGGAGAAATGCTTTACGTAGGCCGTGCTTTTCAAAATGGCATACCGTGCGTGGGAAAA GTACATAGAACCCACGGAGTATTGTACGTACCTTATGAAGGCAGGGAAATCCCATTTAGAGATTACGAAGTGCTGGTACTATCTTAA